The Streptomyces phaeolivaceus genome has a window encoding:
- a CDS encoding methyltransferase, protein MTPDNAYRLAHEGTAMLWRGDFRNARQLFGELKLRADHALGRVSLSRSSTEAFRQYRQAKSERAHVLGMLLIPFERNSVIPLPGAPDVRQACTEAYGPGDEPFVASLRDVLQALWAHDQRRKGFEVPSLGDRIHPHFGVFTPVRRDEYLDLVAEAPLPSRTTAFDIGTGTGVLSALLARRGVKRIVATDQEPRALACARENLDRLGLADRVELLRADLFPPGRAALVVCNPPWVPGQPGSPEECATYDPEGRMLSGFLSGLAAHLEPGGEGWLVISDFAEHVGLRPRSELLANFDAAGLKVVARTDARPKIPRAFDSTDPFHEARAVEVTSLWRLTVR, encoded by the coding sequence ATGACACCTGACAACGCCTACCGTTTGGCCCACGAGGGCACCGCGATGCTGTGGCGAGGAGATTTCCGGAACGCTCGCCAGTTGTTTGGGGAGTTGAAGCTGCGGGCGGACCATGCGTTGGGGCGCGTGAGCCTGAGCAGGTCGTCGACCGAGGCGTTCCGCCAGTATCGCCAGGCGAAGTCCGAACGCGCGCATGTGCTCGGCATGTTGCTGATCCCGTTCGAGCGGAACAGCGTCATACCCCTGCCAGGGGCGCCCGATGTGCGGCAAGCCTGCACGGAGGCGTACGGCCCGGGAGACGAACCGTTCGTGGCCTCACTCCGCGATGTGCTGCAGGCGCTCTGGGCGCACGATCAACGCCGTAAAGGCTTCGAGGTTCCGTCGCTCGGAGACCGCATACATCCGCATTTCGGGGTGTTCACTCCAGTGCGGCGGGACGAGTACCTGGACTTGGTGGCCGAGGCACCGTTGCCCTCACGGACGACGGCGTTCGACATCGGCACGGGAACCGGCGTGCTCTCCGCGCTCCTGGCCCGCCGGGGCGTCAAGCGCATCGTGGCCACAGATCAGGAGCCGCGCGCCTTGGCTTGTGCGAGGGAGAACCTGGATCGACTGGGGCTGGCCGACCGGGTCGAACTCCTGCGAGCGGACCTCTTTCCCCCTGGCCGAGCGGCGCTCGTGGTGTGTAATCCGCCATGGGTTCCGGGGCAGCCCGGCTCTCCCGAAGAGTGCGCGACATATGACCCCGAAGGCCGCATGCTAAGCGGCTTCCTCAGCGGTCTGGCGGCGCACCTGGAGCCGGGCGGTGAGGGCTGGCTGGTCATTTCGGACTTCGCCGAGCACGTTGGGCTGCGACCGCGCTCCGAACTGCTGGCGAACTTCGATGCCGCAGGGTTGAAGGTCGTAGCGCGGACGGACGCCAGGCCGAAGATTCCCCGTGCCTTCGACAGCACCGATCCCTTCCATGAGGCACGCGCCGTCGAAGTGACGTCGCTCTGGCGTCTCACCGTCCGCTGA
- a CDS encoding phosphotransferase, translating to MAINRVEWTALPHKSRLAIEDQLGSPVVAAETQRGGFSPGMAAIVRCADGSRYFIKAVNPDLNPVSPRLYRDEALFSAALPNGMPVPRLRHVYDDGDWIALVFDAINGRMPELPWRPAEVQRLMETIQSLSTTPLAGELTGLPSVPDRLQHSFGAYRRLANTPQNLTVWERGNIDRLAAAAESALEPMAGDSLVHLDLRADNIVLAHDGGTYIVDWSWASSGASWLDKVCFLVNVATYGGDAERFLRGDQFLASVPSDHVTAFLIGLCGMWTEAVAAPPPPGLPALRDFQRLERDATLAWIRSRTGWN from the coding sequence ATGGCAATCAACCGGGTGGAATGGACGGCACTGCCGCACAAGTCTCGTCTCGCCATTGAGGACCAACTCGGATCACCGGTTGTCGCCGCGGAGACTCAGCGCGGCGGTTTCTCGCCCGGTATGGCCGCCATCGTGCGCTGTGCCGACGGTTCCCGGTACTTCATCAAAGCAGTGAACCCCGACCTCAATCCCGTATCGCCGCGGCTGTACCGGGACGAGGCCCTGTTTTCGGCCGCACTGCCGAACGGAATGCCCGTACCGCGTCTGAGGCATGTCTATGACGACGGCGACTGGATCGCCCTCGTCTTCGACGCGATCAACGGAAGGATGCCCGAACTTCCTTGGAGACCTGCGGAGGTTCAGCGCCTCATGGAGACGATTCAGAGCCTGAGCACCACTCCACTCGCCGGTGAGCTGACCGGTTTGCCCTCCGTTCCGGATCGTCTTCAACACAGCTTCGGCGCCTATCGCCGGCTGGCGAACACACCGCAGAACCTCACCGTCTGGGAACGAGGGAACATCGACCGATTGGCCGCGGCGGCCGAGTCGGCGCTGGAGCCCATGGCCGGCGACTCCCTCGTGCATCTCGATCTGCGTGCGGACAACATCGTTCTGGCCCACGACGGGGGCACGTACATAGTCGACTGGTCCTGGGCCTCATCCGGCGCGTCATGGCTGGACAAGGTCTGCTTCCTCGTGAATGTCGCAACATACGGGGGCGACGCCGAGCGCTTTCTCCGCGGCGACCAGTTCCTCGCGTCCGTGCCCTCGGACCACGTCACCGCCTTCCTCATCGGATTGTGCGGGATGTGGACCGAAGCCGTCGCCGCACCCCCACCGCCCGGACTCCCCGCCTTGCGTGACTTCCAGCGTCTTGAAAGAGACGCCACTCTCGCGTGGATCCGCTCCCGTACGGGATGGAACTGA
- a CDS encoding DUF4915 domain-containing protein: MELTIPQRHCHHELDDAQEQESQRMREILVSVHGNSLDVAPRLVVVDTVTATAREAPFWLPPGFQRYMGLGTSGGRIHILAVTFDDRTSLVTVDRASDEVELSPLPGVMDGHSVLAVDGELYAVSSGTDELVRFPLSDGRAQPGRQTAWRASDVGRDTHHMNSLLRLDNGHMVVSAFGETPTGARADAHDGYIFDVTGNRPLATGIHHPHSVTERGGLLYYCESGSGRFCSEKGSIINLDGYVRGVCWLSDDLVCIGTSAGRAADRRGHYEADDCAVWIVDVNSGAVVTRIPLKEFGPEIYDIVLL; encoded by the coding sequence ATGGAACTGACGATCCCGCAGCGCCACTGTCACCACGAACTTGACGATGCACAGGAACAGGAGAGTCAGCGAATGAGGGAGATCCTCGTCTCCGTCCATGGCAACAGCCTCGACGTCGCTCCCAGGCTGGTGGTCGTCGACACGGTCACGGCCACCGCCCGTGAGGCCCCGTTTTGGCTGCCGCCCGGATTCCAGCGATACATGGGGCTGGGTACCAGCGGTGGGCGGATACACATCCTCGCGGTGACTTTCGACGACCGGACCTCGCTGGTCACCGTCGACAGGGCCAGTGACGAGGTGGAACTCTCGCCCCTGCCAGGGGTCATGGACGGACACAGCGTGCTTGCCGTCGACGGTGAGCTCTACGCCGTCTCATCGGGGACGGACGAACTGGTGCGGTTCCCACTCTCCGACGGACGCGCGCAACCGGGGCGGCAGACAGCATGGCGCGCGAGCGACGTGGGGCGCGACACACACCACATGAACAGTCTTCTCCGGTTGGACAACGGGCACATGGTGGTGTCCGCCTTCGGGGAAACACCTACGGGGGCCAGGGCCGATGCCCACGACGGCTACATCTTCGATGTGACCGGCAACCGTCCCTTGGCCACCGGCATTCATCATCCTCATTCCGTCACGGAACGAGGCGGCCTCCTGTACTACTGCGAGTCCGGAAGCGGCAGATTCTGCTCTGAGAAGGGCAGCATCATCAACCTCGATGGTTATGTCCGTGGAGTCTGCTGGCTTTCGGACGATCTGGTATGCATCGGCACCAGCGCCGGGCGTGCCGCAGACAGGAGGGGGCACTACGAGGCCGATGACTGCGCCGTGTGGATCGTGGATGTGAACTCGGGCGCCGTTGTCACCCGCATCCCACTGAAGGAATTCGGCCCTGAGATATACGACATCGTTCTCTTGTAG
- a CDS encoding class I SAM-dependent DNA methyltransferase yields the protein MTFSREYFDRRYTRDSDPWGLATKWYERRKYALTVASLPKAHYRNCFEPGCSIGELTRLLAPRCTRLLAVDFADSALEQARAAVREFAHVEVRQATLPEQLPGDTYDLILVSEFLYYLSSEDLDRMLDALVDRMETGGDLVAVHCRATDRRHGYDGFNVHSSIEARVELERLVHHEDEEFVLDVFRRLPSSLDGTSGDGS from the coding sequence GTGACGTTCTCCAGGGAGTACTTCGACCGCCGCTATACCCGGGACTCCGATCCCTGGGGTCTGGCGACCAAGTGGTATGAACGCCGGAAGTACGCGTTGACCGTCGCGTCACTGCCGAAAGCGCACTACAGGAATTGCTTCGAGCCTGGCTGCTCGATAGGCGAACTCACCCGCTTGCTCGCCCCACGTTGCACGCGTCTGCTGGCCGTCGACTTCGCGGACAGCGCTCTGGAACAGGCCCGTGCGGCTGTCCGCGAGTTCGCGCATGTCGAAGTCAGACAGGCGACATTGCCCGAACAACTTCCCGGGGACACTTACGACCTCATCCTCGTGAGCGAATTTCTGTACTACCTGTCCAGCGAAGACCTCGATCGGATGCTGGACGCCCTGGTCGACCGGATGGAAACCGGGGGCGATCTGGTGGCGGTCCACTGCCGAGCCACCGATCGCCGCCATGGTTACGACGGTTTCAATGTGCACTCTTCGATCGAGGCGCGAGTGGAGTTGGAGAGACTCGTACACCACGAGGACGAGGAGTTCGTGCTGGACGTGTTCCGTCGGCTGCCGTCTTCCCTTGACGGGACGTCGGGTGATGGATCGTGA
- a CDS encoding phosphotransferase — protein MTSSMARVGWADLPGEVREAVEARAGRVTEVENLDFGEGSEFKAVLDTPTGRVFAKATLIDGWFAPRLYAEARINPYVTRLAPRLLWQVRAGGWLVLGFAYVQGRHADYSPGSPDLGMLAEAVAALQDLTCPEHVSWPVERRWAGLTEQPQVMAGRALVHKDLNPRNVIISEGQAYVVDWATPCRGADWVELALLVPRLIGQGHSPHEAEEWAARFRPWRHATAEALDVFADAEAHKRQKLAAQWPWPNQIRTANGAWEWARWRASRLDSR, from the coding sequence GTGACGTCGTCCATGGCGCGTGTGGGCTGGGCCGATCTGCCCGGCGAGGTGCGTGAAGCGGTCGAAGCCAGAGCCGGACGGGTTACGGAGGTGGAGAACCTCGACTTCGGGGAGGGGTCCGAGTTCAAGGCCGTCCTGGACACCCCGACCGGCAGGGTCTTCGCCAAGGCCACACTGATCGACGGCTGGTTCGCCCCGCGACTGTACGCCGAGGCCAGGATCAATCCCTATGTGACGCGGCTCGCCCCCCGGCTGCTGTGGCAGGTGCGGGCCGGAGGGTGGCTCGTGCTTGGGTTCGCGTACGTGCAGGGCAGGCATGCGGACTACTCGCCCGGCTCGCCGGACCTGGGCATGCTGGCGGAGGCAGTGGCGGCGCTCCAGGACCTGACCTGCCCGGAACATGTCTCCTGGCCGGTCGAGCGGCGCTGGGCAGGGCTCACGGAGCAGCCGCAGGTCATGGCCGGCCGCGCGTTGGTCCATAAGGATTTGAACCCTCGTAATGTCATCATCAGCGAGGGCCAGGCCTATGTCGTCGACTGGGCAACGCCGTGCCGGGGAGCCGACTGGGTGGAACTCGCCCTTCTCGTACCCCGGTTGATAGGGCAGGGGCACAGTCCGCACGAGGCGGAGGAATGGGCCGCGCGGTTTCGCCCCTGGAGGCACGCGACGGCCGAGGCACTGGACGTCTTTGCCGATGCCGAGGCCCACAAGCGGCAGAAACTGGCGGCGCAGTGGCCGTGGCCGAACCAGATCCGGACGGCCAACGGAGCCTGGGAATGGGCGCGTTGGCGTGCTTCGCGACTAGACTCGCGGTGA
- a CDS encoding type IV secretory system conjugative DNA transfer family protein, translated as MWSTSKSFTDGPRRAWSTEEVIGALVVCLLGLTWGLGVLAWVSGGLVALVTHGSWPEQPFSASFSLSVQLAMHWDERTLAWPAEDRPVLGPDWFFWSTFCVLVIAVGVAVKFVVSWISRLLAHSRRARHVKVRKEQRDKSVIWAQPAEVASLVVPDRDTLSGRVYLGEMTGNSSVGLATSRYTSVAVIAPTGSSKTVKYVVPTILTWPDAIFVTSTKSDIADLTLNYRGETLGRPIYIFDPTGEWPEHQRKYLSAWSPLMAIHTYSDADKVAQWLAEAAVENASADAKARFWINLTQIALGPMLWIARKSNKTMQDIADWIGYQKFEEVERLFDEYELNVSDAAAKEDLAMARRGLSATQRRDKMTRAGIFANADFILKPFMSAQMAPTTDIRFDDDGKPYSPYGLRVLDIEHVLDMGGTIYAISDEEEQEMLRPVFQSVAQSYLRSCRKRQQRQGAGPLVNPPLLLLEEAANVAPLPALDKMAATYRGFGIVIMSIWQDEAQVGTLYGSRAPTVLGNHTTRLYLPGSSDDTTLDRLSRLIGDQSVTQYRLTHHQEQHNISINEGSEDIRLAPIDYLRTLPQDVAIVLSGNLPPLRVTATPWFKDPEMRARIGPEMCEKYDRAFGGSK; from the coding sequence GTGTGGTCGACGAGCAAGTCCTTTACCGACGGGCCCCGTCGCGCGTGGTCGACGGAAGAAGTGATCGGCGCGCTCGTGGTCTGCCTACTGGGCCTGACCTGGGGGCTTGGCGTACTGGCGTGGGTGTCGGGAGGACTTGTCGCGCTGGTCACTCATGGCTCCTGGCCCGAGCAGCCGTTCTCCGCGTCCTTCTCGCTGTCCGTTCAGCTGGCCATGCACTGGGACGAGCGCACGCTCGCGTGGCCGGCCGAGGATCGGCCGGTGCTGGGACCCGACTGGTTCTTCTGGTCGACTTTCTGTGTCCTGGTCATCGCGGTAGGGGTCGCGGTGAAGTTCGTGGTCTCCTGGATTTCTCGCTTGCTGGCTCATAGCCGTCGTGCACGACACGTCAAGGTCCGTAAGGAGCAACGGGATAAATCGGTGATCTGGGCGCAGCCCGCAGAAGTCGCCTCGCTGGTGGTCCCCGACAGGGATACTCTCTCCGGGCGCGTCTACCTGGGCGAGATGACGGGCAACTCGTCGGTCGGGCTCGCGACTTCGCGGTACACCTCGGTCGCGGTCATCGCGCCAACAGGTTCGTCGAAGACGGTGAAGTACGTCGTGCCGACCATACTGACCTGGCCCGACGCCATCTTCGTCACTTCGACGAAGAGCGACATAGCGGACTTGACCCTGAACTACCGTGGCGAGACGCTCGGTCGACCGATCTACATCTTCGATCCCACCGGGGAGTGGCCTGAGCACCAGCGCAAGTATCTCAGCGCATGGTCACCGCTCATGGCCATTCACACCTACTCCGACGCCGACAAAGTCGCTCAGTGGTTGGCCGAGGCGGCGGTCGAGAACGCCAGCGCGGATGCGAAAGCGCGCTTCTGGATCAATCTCACGCAGATAGCCCTGGGGCCCATGCTGTGGATTGCCAGAAAGTCCAACAAGACGATGCAGGATATTGCCGACTGGATCGGCTACCAGAAATTCGAAGAAGTCGAGCGTCTTTTTGACGAGTATGAGCTCAACGTCTCAGACGCCGCCGCGAAGGAAGACCTGGCGATGGCCCGACGCGGGCTGTCGGCAACGCAGCGGCGCGACAAGATGACCCGCGCCGGTATCTTCGCCAACGCGGACTTCATCCTGAAGCCGTTCATGTCGGCGCAGATGGCGCCGACAACGGACATCAGGTTCGACGACGACGGCAAGCCCTACAGCCCTTACGGGCTCCGGGTTCTGGACATCGAGCACGTCCTGGACATGGGCGGCACCATCTACGCCATCAGCGACGAGGAAGAGCAGGAGATGCTCCGCCCCGTCTTCCAGTCGGTCGCGCAGTCGTACCTTCGGTCCTGCCGGAAGCGGCAGCAGCGACAGGGCGCGGGGCCCCTGGTGAACCCCCCGCTGCTCCTGTTGGAAGAGGCGGCCAACGTCGCCCCGCTGCCTGCCCTCGACAAGATGGCTGCGACCTACCGTGGATTCGGCATCGTCATCATGTCGATCTGGCAGGACGAGGCGCAGGTCGGGACGCTCTATGGCAGTCGCGCCCCCACGGTCCTGGGGAACCACACGACCCGGCTCTACCTGCCCGGCTCCTCGGACGACACGACACTGGACCGGCTCTCCCGGCTCATCGGAGACCAATCGGTCACGCAGTACAGGCTTACGCACCATCAAGAGCAGCACAACATATCGATCAACGAGGGTTCCGAGGACATCAGGCTGGCTCCGATCGACTACCTGCGCACTCTGCCGCAGGACGTCGCGATCGTCCTCTCCGGCAATCTCCCGCCTCTCAGGGTCACGGCGACACCATGGTTCAAAGACCCGGAGATGCGTGCGCGTATCGGCCCCGAGATGTGTGAGAAGTACGACCGCGCATTCGGCGGATCGAAGTGA
- a CDS encoding phosphatase: MAHMPIPSAVPSRAELIDHLVRTRTAGNVATPREINLSHYRKLASGDRHMWLGLDLGNRWTDERDVLAVMVERCGVNSDPQHRSGQDTIAPELTVDGLERMAAVLRTAAEARARVLFATGHPGALLEVHSATASALHAAGCEIVEIPDGLHVDDQTVVQLCDVAMLERAARLRHTHSPAPMAAILDGMVREGRPLPDLVVADHGWTGHAGQCGIETVGYADCNDPALFLGEVEGTIKAVVPLDDHITNPRFYAPMTAYLLAAAGLTAQF, translated from the coding sequence ATGGCCCACATGCCCATACCCAGTGCCGTGCCCAGCCGTGCCGAGCTCATCGACCACCTCGTCCGAACCCGCACCGCGGGCAACGTCGCCACTCCTCGGGAGATCAACCTTTCCCACTACCGCAAACTCGCAAGCGGCGACCGGCACATGTGGCTCGGCCTGGACCTGGGCAACCGCTGGACCGACGAACGTGACGTGCTGGCCGTCATGGTGGAGCGGTGCGGGGTGAACAGCGATCCGCAGCACCGCTCGGGGCAGGACACCATCGCACCTGAGCTGACAGTCGATGGGTTGGAGCGGATGGCGGCGGTGCTGCGGACGGCGGCCGAAGCAAGGGCACGGGTGCTGTTCGCAACGGGCCACCCGGGCGCGCTGCTGGAGGTGCACAGCGCCACGGCTTCAGCGCTGCACGCGGCAGGGTGCGAGATCGTCGAGATTCCGGACGGTCTGCACGTGGACGACCAGACCGTCGTCCAGCTCTGCGATGTAGCCATGCTGGAGCGTGCCGCCAGGCTGCGGCACACCCACTCCCCCGCCCCCATGGCGGCGATCCTGGACGGCATGGTCCGGGAAGGGCGGCCACTACCGGACCTGGTGGTCGCCGATCACGGATGGACGGGGCACGCGGGGCAATGCGGCATCGAGACGGTGGGCTACGCGGACTGCAACGATCCGGCGCTGTTTCTGGGAGAGGTGGAGGGCACGATCAAGGCGGTGGTTCCGCTGGACGACCACATCACCAACCCGAGGTTCTACGCGCCGATGACAGCTTATCTACTGGCCGCGGCGGGGCTGACGGCACAGTTCTGA
- a CDS encoding AAA family ATPase → MQRFELALQHDPFAADAWLGLHAAGHRQAEAVEAMSQHRGSFGALRTKHSMQLKSQFDLGFYVTFRLETARDLWLATMAGLLGERRLGEAWQSIAEAQLDCDETRFVCTRYAFLKQDWPLVLHFSRNITDAFLRDEAQLYVARALVEQHVFHEAISTLAPLPQALEKESRFEGEVAYVRGLALDGLDRPEEALRHFQYAFRCFPTLADVATRAKAVTVPATDTPDQEAPPKAVSTKGASATPDVVTRELWLSEAMELLDGMVGLEPVKRQLRTLVAQLRMTAVRREQGLPSSSGPQHFVFAGPPGTGKTTVARVLGKVFAGLGLLERGHVVETQRVDLVGRHLGETAIKTSKVIDSALGGLLFIDEAYALSNSGYSGGDAFGDEALQVLLKRAEDDRDRLVVILAGYPDEINALLATNPGLASRFTTRVNFPSYSADELVRISHGFFDSQGDVLDEDAAMALRGHCERAVDDGLVDRLGNGRFARELCRKSAALRDLRLYDLYGGSDTPTREEIVTVRLADVSAAYRELHDSAIAP, encoded by the coding sequence GTGCAGCGCTTCGAACTGGCGCTGCAGCACGATCCGTTCGCCGCCGACGCCTGGCTGGGACTGCATGCCGCCGGGCATCGTCAGGCGGAGGCCGTAGAGGCGATGTCACAGCACAGGGGTTCCTTCGGTGCTCTGCGCACCAAGCACAGCATGCAGTTGAAGTCCCAATTCGACCTCGGTTTCTATGTGACGTTCCGGCTGGAGACCGCGCGTGACCTCTGGCTCGCCACCATGGCGGGGCTTCTGGGCGAACGGCGGCTGGGCGAGGCGTGGCAGTCCATCGCGGAGGCGCAACTGGACTGCGACGAGACGCGATTCGTGTGTACGAGATACGCCTTCCTGAAGCAGGACTGGCCGCTGGTCCTGCATTTCTCGCGGAACATCACCGACGCGTTCCTCCGGGACGAGGCTCAACTCTATGTGGCCAGAGCCCTGGTGGAGCAGCACGTCTTCCATGAGGCGATCAGCACCCTCGCTCCGCTTCCGCAGGCCCTGGAGAAGGAGAGCCGTTTCGAGGGAGAGGTCGCCTATGTGCGGGGCCTCGCGCTCGACGGGCTGGACAGGCCGGAGGAGGCACTGCGGCATTTCCAGTACGCGTTCCGCTGTTTTCCCACCCTCGCCGATGTCGCCACCCGAGCCAAGGCCGTCACCGTCCCGGCCACCGACACCCCGGACCAGGAGGCGCCGCCCAAGGCGGTGTCCACGAAGGGCGCTTCGGCCACCCCCGATGTCGTCACCCGGGAGTTGTGGCTCAGCGAGGCGATGGAGCTGCTGGACGGCATGGTCGGCCTGGAGCCGGTCAAGCGTCAACTGCGCACACTCGTCGCTCAGTTGCGCATGACCGCCGTACGACGGGAGCAGGGTCTGCCCTCCAGTTCGGGGCCGCAGCACTTCGTGTTCGCCGGGCCGCCGGGCACGGGCAAGACCACTGTGGCCCGGGTGCTCGGCAAGGTGTTCGCCGGCCTCGGACTGCTGGAGCGCGGACACGTGGTGGAGACACAACGTGTCGACCTTGTCGGCCGGCATCTCGGCGAGACGGCCATCAAGACGAGCAAAGTGATCGATTCCGCGCTGGGCGGCCTGCTGTTCATCGACGAGGCATACGCGTTGTCGAACAGTGGCTATTCCGGCGGCGACGCCTTCGGTGACGAAGCGCTGCAGGTTCTGCTCAAGCGTGCCGAGGACGACCGGGACCGACTGGTCGTCATCCTGGCCGGCTACCCGGACGAGATCAACGCGCTGCTGGCCACCAATCCCGGACTGGCCTCACGGTTCACGACCCGCGTGAACTTTCCCTCGTACTCCGCCGATGAGCTCGTGCGGATCTCCCACGGTTTCTTCGACTCCCAAGGCGATGTCCTCGACGAGGATGCCGCCATGGCACTCCGGGGCCACTGCGAGCGGGCCGTGGACGACGGTCTCGTCGATCGGCTGGGCAACGGCCGTTTCGCTCGTGAACTGTGCCGGAAGTCCGCGGCACTTCGCGATCTGCGCCTGTACGACCTCTATGGGGGTTCCGACACACCCACCCGGGAGGAGATCGTCACCGTACGCCTCGCGGACGTCTCGGCCGCGTACCGGGAGCTGCACGACAGCGCGATCGCCCCCTGA
- a CDS encoding WhiB family transcriptional regulator codes for MFQHPLLENARPMPEESASQRRHHLVLLHTARDLCASCPLWAECLQDAIAHAEPYGYTAATTAEDRRWIRRRLGIGDENGDLPHRDTTRSGCTSAPWRLARLRSRVGGSVPFRPPGDQGIPELEQILDAFDMLQEQQDRQQDLLKEAQAEAQAEAYAPAPARPDIPSRTEAPLEGRDEDPMAGVDSGQRIAFSLEDPAEAVRQAVLGPLVRSALPAVLSVEQVAAMLTRVPGGDVAPETLNSIRELRAVMVSMLPADDGSSVGSGETDEASAPSVLTGSVGVKLAMTDPVAALRRDFLRPLLRDLILPLSNIEKVATMLTATTDGDRDPRLETVRTALHELRAFLPRIDTNCAPVGNGSQSLSSRGDGSADAGPRDHPAVTSSVRAAVVRTVATFPGAFSAGDVLHLMPPSRYGATSKTISNILSTLVKSGQLERVSRGTYVRLHNLVDGKETTSG; via the coding sequence GTGTTCCAGCACCCACTGCTGGAGAACGCCCGGCCCATGCCCGAGGAATCAGCGAGTCAGCGCCGTCACCACCTGGTACTTCTGCACACCGCACGCGACTTGTGCGCGTCCTGTCCACTGTGGGCCGAGTGCCTCCAGGACGCGATCGCGCACGCCGAGCCGTACGGCTACACGGCCGCGACCACCGCCGAGGACCGTCGCTGGATCCGCCGCCGACTCGGCATCGGCGACGAGAACGGGGATCTTCCCCACCGTGACACGACCCGCTCCGGCTGCACGTCCGCACCCTGGCGGCTCGCTCGCCTGCGATCACGTGTCGGCGGTTCGGTTCCGTTTCGACCTCCCGGCGATCAAGGCATTCCCGAACTGGAACAGATCCTGGACGCTTTTGACATGCTTCAGGAGCAACAGGACCGACAGCAGGACCTGTTGAAGGAGGCACAGGCGGAGGCACAGGCAGAGGCATACGCGCCGGCACCGGCGCGACCGGACATCCCGTCGAGGACGGAAGCACCGTTGGAAGGCAGGGACGAAGATCCGATGGCAGGGGTCGACTCCGGACAACGGATCGCCTTCTCGCTGGAGGACCCGGCCGAGGCCGTGCGACAGGCCGTACTGGGCCCTCTGGTGCGGTCCGCGCTGCCCGCGGTGCTCAGCGTCGAGCAGGTCGCCGCCATGCTGACAAGGGTGCCCGGCGGCGATGTCGCGCCCGAGACGCTGAACAGCATCCGCGAGCTGCGGGCGGTCATGGTGTCCATGCTGCCGGCGGACGACGGTTCCTCGGTCGGCTCGGGCGAGACCGACGAGGCGAGCGCTCCGTCCGTCCTCACCGGTTCCGTGGGCGTCAAGCTCGCGATGACCGACCCCGTGGCCGCGCTGCGACGCGACTTCCTGCGACCGCTGCTGCGTGATCTGATCCTTCCCCTCTCCAACATAGAGAAGGTGGCCACCATGCTGACGGCCACGACCGACGGGGACCGCGATCCCCGGTTGGAGACGGTCCGGACGGCGCTGCACGAGCTTCGGGCCTTCCTGCCCCGCATCGACACGAACTGCGCGCCGGTCGGCAACGGTTCCCAGTCGCTCAGCTCGCGCGGTGACGGTTCCGCGGACGCCGGGCCGCGCGATCATCCGGCGGTCACATCCAGCGTCCGTGCCGCCGTGGTGCGGACCGTGGCGACCTTCCCCGGCGCGTTCTCGGCCGGCGACGTGCTGCACCTGATGCCGCCCAGCCGGTACGGTGCCACCTCGAAGACCATCAGCAACATACTGTCCACTCTGGTCAAGTCCGGTCAGCTGGAACGTGTCTCACGGGGCACGTACGTCCGTCTCCACAACCTGGTCGACGGAAAAGAGACCACGAGCGGCTGA